A region of Sparus aurata chromosome 8, fSpaAur1.1, whole genome shotgun sequence DNA encodes the following proteins:
- the rnf141 gene encoding RING finger protein 141: MGQQLSGQAVVNHLPEKLVKHAGLVRDSGYLTYEEFLARVAELNDVTAKLAAGQQKHLLFEVQPGSDASALWKVAVRILCTKINKENGMVEASRIMNLYQFIQLYRDITSQAAGVLAAEGATEGPSAPLPSTDSCQASMWMGRVKQLTDEEECCICMDGKSDLILPCAHSFCQKCIDKWSGQSRNCPICRLQVTAANESWVLSDIPTEDDIAGYILNLADEAGHPHRP, translated from the exons atGGGCCAGCAGCTCTCAGGTCAGGCGGTGGTGAACCATCTGCCTGAGAAGCTGGTGAAACACGCCGGACTGGTGCGCGACAGCGGCTACCTTACCTACGAAGAGTTCCTGGCAAGAGTGGCTGAACTTAACGATGT TACGGCCAAGCTAGCTGCTGGGCAGCAGAAGCACCTGCTGTTTGAGGTGCAGCCAGGATCCGACGCCTCAGCTTTGTGGAAGGTGGCTGTCAGAATCCTCTGTACCAAG ATCAACAAAGAGAACGGCATGGTGGAAGCATCACGCATCATGAACCTGTACCAGTTCATCCAGCTGTACCGTGACATCACCAGCCAGGCTGCCGGGGTTCTCGCTGCAGAGGGCGCCACCGAGGGCCCGTCTGCCCCGCTCCCCTCCACTGACTCCTGCCAGGCCAGCATGTGGATGGGCAG AGTGAAGCAGCTGACTGACGAGGAGGAGTGTTGTATCTGCATGGACGGAAAGTCTGACCTCATTCTGCCCTGTGCACACAGCTTCTGTCAGAAATGCATTGATAAATG GAGTGGGCAGAGCCGAAACTGTCCGATATGCCGCCTGCAGGTGACTGCTGCCAATGAATCGTGGGTACTGTCTGATATCCCCACAGAGGACGACATAGCTGGCTACATCCTCAACTTGGCTGACGAGGCGGGCCACCCACACAGGCCTTAA
- the LOC115586852 gene encoding alpha-1,3-mannosyl-glycoprotein 4-beta-N-acetylglucosaminyltransferase C-like isoform X1, whose translation MPVHRTLLQTAYNLTTLAARDMILRLMWKSVDKMRCFRKRSMFPFLGFLITFLLFFNLYMDDGYVLEAEKRQLGETLMHPANSERYVHTFRDLSNFSGTINVTYRYLAGIPLPRKKYLTIGLSSVKRKKGNYLLETIKSIFDQSSYEELKEIVVVVHLADFDLVWCENLVQEITRKFAHHIIAGRLLVIHTPEEYYPSLDGLKRNYNDPEDRVRFRSKQNVDYAFLLNFCTNLSHFYMMLEDDVRCSRNFLTALKKVITSREGSYWVMLEFSKLGYIGKLYHSKDLPRLAHFLLMFYQEMPCDWLLIHFRGLLAQKDVIRFKPSLFQHMGYYSSYKGAENKLKDDDFEEDSIDIPDNPPASLYTNINVFENYDATKAYSSIVDEYFWGKPPCTGDFFVIIFNKSAKISRIKIVTGTEDRQNDILHHGALEVGQKSVDTKQGRQCSSYITLGEFKGGSIEVTNVDHKIGFDIECVRIVVTANQKEWVIIRTISLWTTQPVSQSF comes from the exons CGAGAGACATGATCCTGAGGCTAATGTGGAAGTCCGTGGACAAGATGAGGTGTTTCAGGAAACGATCCATGTTCCCCTTCCTCGGCTTCCTCATCACCTTCCTGCTCTTTTTCAACCTCTATATGGATGATGGATATGTGCTG gAGGCTGAAAAAAGACAGCTGGGAGAGACTCTGATGCATCCTGCAAACTCTGAAAGATACGTCCACACATTCAGAGATCTGTCTAATTTCTCCGGGACTATTAACGTGACGTACCGCTACCTTGCAGGAATTCCTTTGCCACGTAAAA AGTATCTCACCATTGGTTTGTCATCTGTCAAGAGGAAAAAGGGGAATTACCTCCTGGAGACGATCAAATCCATCTTTGATCAGTCCAGTTACGAGGAACTCAAAGAGATTGTGGTTGTGGTCCACCTTGCAGACTTTGATCTGGTCTGGTGTGAGAACCTGGTGCAGGAGATCACCAGGAAGTTTGCTCACCACATCATAGCCGGACGTCTCCTTGTGATCCACACTCCAGAGGAGTACTATCCATCTCTGGATGGGTTGAAACGGAACTATAACGACCCGGAGGATCGGGTCCGTTTCCGCTCTAAGCAGAATGTGGACTACGCTTTCCTCCTAAACTTCTGCACAAACCTCTCTCACTTCTACATGATGTTAGAGGACGATGTGCGCTGCTCCAGGAACTTCCTGACGGCGCTGAAGAAGGTGATCACCTCCAGAGAAGGTTCCTACTGGGTGATGTTGGAGTTCTCCAAGCTGGGCTACATTGGGAAGCTTTACCACTCCAAAGACCTGCCGCGTCTGGCTCATTTCCTCCTCATGTTCTACCAGGAAATGCCCTGCGACTGGCTCCTCATCCATTTCAGGGGCCTGCTGGCCCAGAAAGACGTGATCCGCTTCAAGCCCTCGCTGTTCCAGCACATGGGCTACTACTCTTCTTACAAAGGAGCGGAGAACAAGCTGAAGGACGACGACTTTGAGGAAGACTCCATAGACATTCCTGACAACCCTCCTGCCAGCCTTTACACCAACATTAACGTCTTTGAGAACTACGACGCCACAAAGGCTTACAGCAGTATCGTTGATGAATATTTCTGGGGGAAGCCTCCGTGCACCGGAGATTTCTTTGTCATTATCTTTAATAAATCAGCTAAAATCAGCAGAATTAAAATAGTGACGGGCACAGAGGACAGACAAAATGACATTCTTCATCATGGAGCACTGGAAGTAGGCCAGAAGTCTGTGGACACTAAGCAGGGGAGGCAGTGTTCATCCTACATCACGTTAGGAGAGTTTAAAGGTGGCAGCATTGAAGTTACCAACGTGGACCACAAGATCGGCTTCGACATCGAGTGCGTAAGAATAGTCGTCACTGCCAATCAGAAAGAGTGGGTCATTATAAGGACTATCAGTTTATGGACCACGCAGCCTGTCAGTCAGAGTTTTTAA
- the LOC115586852 gene encoding alpha-1,3-mannosyl-glycoprotein 4-beta-N-acetylglucosaminyltransferase C-like isoform X2 — protein MILRLMWKSVDKMRCFRKRSMFPFLGFLITFLLFFNLYMDDGYVLEAEKRQLGETLMHPANSERYVHTFRDLSNFSGTINVTYRYLAGIPLPRKKYLTIGLSSVKRKKGNYLLETIKSIFDQSSYEELKEIVVVVHLADFDLVWCENLVQEITRKFAHHIIAGRLLVIHTPEEYYPSLDGLKRNYNDPEDRVRFRSKQNVDYAFLLNFCTNLSHFYMMLEDDVRCSRNFLTALKKVITSREGSYWVMLEFSKLGYIGKLYHSKDLPRLAHFLLMFYQEMPCDWLLIHFRGLLAQKDVIRFKPSLFQHMGYYSSYKGAENKLKDDDFEEDSIDIPDNPPASLYTNINVFENYDATKAYSSIVDEYFWGKPPCTGDFFVIIFNKSAKISRIKIVTGTEDRQNDILHHGALEVGQKSVDTKQGRQCSSYITLGEFKGGSIEVTNVDHKIGFDIECVRIVVTANQKEWVIIRTISLWTTQPVSQSF, from the exons ATGATCCTGAGGCTAATGTGGAAGTCCGTGGACAAGATGAGGTGTTTCAGGAAACGATCCATGTTCCCCTTCCTCGGCTTCCTCATCACCTTCCTGCTCTTTTTCAACCTCTATATGGATGATGGATATGTGCTG gAGGCTGAAAAAAGACAGCTGGGAGAGACTCTGATGCATCCTGCAAACTCTGAAAGATACGTCCACACATTCAGAGATCTGTCTAATTTCTCCGGGACTATTAACGTGACGTACCGCTACCTTGCAGGAATTCCTTTGCCACGTAAAA AGTATCTCACCATTGGTTTGTCATCTGTCAAGAGGAAAAAGGGGAATTACCTCCTGGAGACGATCAAATCCATCTTTGATCAGTCCAGTTACGAGGAACTCAAAGAGATTGTGGTTGTGGTCCACCTTGCAGACTTTGATCTGGTCTGGTGTGAGAACCTGGTGCAGGAGATCACCAGGAAGTTTGCTCACCACATCATAGCCGGACGTCTCCTTGTGATCCACACTCCAGAGGAGTACTATCCATCTCTGGATGGGTTGAAACGGAACTATAACGACCCGGAGGATCGGGTCCGTTTCCGCTCTAAGCAGAATGTGGACTACGCTTTCCTCCTAAACTTCTGCACAAACCTCTCTCACTTCTACATGATGTTAGAGGACGATGTGCGCTGCTCCAGGAACTTCCTGACGGCGCTGAAGAAGGTGATCACCTCCAGAGAAGGTTCCTACTGGGTGATGTTGGAGTTCTCCAAGCTGGGCTACATTGGGAAGCTTTACCACTCCAAAGACCTGCCGCGTCTGGCTCATTTCCTCCTCATGTTCTACCAGGAAATGCCCTGCGACTGGCTCCTCATCCATTTCAGGGGCCTGCTGGCCCAGAAAGACGTGATCCGCTTCAAGCCCTCGCTGTTCCAGCACATGGGCTACTACTCTTCTTACAAAGGAGCGGAGAACAAGCTGAAGGACGACGACTTTGAGGAAGACTCCATAGACATTCCTGACAACCCTCCTGCCAGCCTTTACACCAACATTAACGTCTTTGAGAACTACGACGCCACAAAGGCTTACAGCAGTATCGTTGATGAATATTTCTGGGGGAAGCCTCCGTGCACCGGAGATTTCTTTGTCATTATCTTTAATAAATCAGCTAAAATCAGCAGAATTAAAATAGTGACGGGCACAGAGGACAGACAAAATGACATTCTTCATCATGGAGCACTGGAAGTAGGCCAGAAGTCTGTGGACACTAAGCAGGGGAGGCAGTGTTCATCCTACATCACGTTAGGAGAGTTTAAAGGTGGCAGCATTGAAGTTACCAACGTGGACCACAAGATCGGCTTCGACATCGAGTGCGTAAGAATAGTCGTCACTGCCAATCAGAAAGAGTGGGTCATTATAAGGACTATCAGTTTATGGACCACGCAGCCTGTCAGTCAGAGTTTTTAA